In Nocardioides nitrophenolicus, the genomic window TCGGGGCGCTCGCCGAGGGCGTCGTACACGTCGAGCGCGTGGGCCCAGGTCTCCATGTACCGGGCGGTCGCCATCGAGGTGGGCGACATCGGCGGCCCGAACCAGGGCAGCTTGAGCCCGTCGGGCACGTTCTGCAGCGCAGAGGCGAGCACGTCGCGGCCGGCGTCCCAGCGGCTCAACAGCCGCTGGGGCGGGATCGCGCCGAGCTCGAGGGCCTGGGCGTCGACGAAGCCCGACGGGTCGTTGATGGCGTCGAGCACCACCGCGTCCCAGGCCTCCTTCCCGCCCCCGGTGTGGGACAGCGCGGCGAGCACGGCGACCTCGTCGGTCCAGGTCAGGTGACCGATCGTGGTCGCGATGTCCCACCCCTCGGCGGGGGTGGCGGTGCGCCAGCCGGCGTCGTCGAGACCGGCGACGACCGCACGCAGCGCGTCGCCCTCGGCCGCGAGGTCGGCGAGAATGCCGTCCAGAACCGTCATCAGCTCTCCTTGCTCAGGGCCGCGTCCAGCGTGCGCGCCCACTCGGTGAGGATCCGGCGGCGACGGCGGGCGTCGTCGCCGAGCGTGTTGGCGAGGCCCAGGCCCCGCACCAGGTCGAGCGTCGCCTGCACCAGCTCGCGTACGCCGGGCCGGGACTCGTCGACGCCGAGCAGCTCGACGGTCAGCCGGTGCGTCTCGCGGCCGACGTGCTGCTCCAGCGGCGCGACCGCCTCGTGCAGGCCCGGGTCGGTGCGGGCGGCCACCCACAGCTCGAGGGCGGCGGTGAAGACCGGGGAGGCGAAGTGCTCGCCGAGCATCTGCATCACCGCCTCCGTCCGGCCCCGGCCCCGCGGCAGCCTGGCCGCCGCCTGCTCCAGGTCGGACCCACGGATCGCGGTGAGATGGCCGACCGCGGCGACGACCAGGTCGTTCTTGGTCGGGAAGTGGTGCAGCTGGGCGCCCCGGCTGACGCCGGCGCGCTCGGAGACCAGGGTGGTGGTCGTACCGCCGAAGCCCTTCTCGACCAGCAGCTCGACGGTGGCGTCCATCAGCCGCTGCCGCATGGCGCGGGTGCGCTCCTCCTGCGGCACGCGGGTGGTGGTCACGTCGTCAGCATGGCGCGGGACAAACAAACAGTCAAGCCTGACTTTAAATGATAGATCGGGGTCTGACCAGACTGGTCTGGTCAGATCGGTCAGATCGGCCTAGACTGGCTCCATGACGACCACCGTCAACGTCCAGGAGGCGAAGACCCGGCTGTCCGAACTGCTCAAGAGCGTCGAGGCGGGCGAGTCGATCGTCATCGCCCGAGCGGGGAAGCCGATCGCCGAGCTCCGGCCGCTCCAGCGTGTCGACCTCGTCTACGGCGGCTTCGACGTCGTGCTCGACGACCGCTTCTTCGAGTCGCTGCCCGAGGACGAGATCGCCGGCTGGGAGGGCGGCGCCATCGCGGCGGGATGAACCTGCTCCTCGACACCCACGTCCTGCTCTGGCTGGCGGCTGACGACTCCCGCCTCACCGCTGTGACCCGCGAGCTCCTCGCCGGTGCGTCGCAGCGCCATGTCTCGGCGGCCTCCGCCTACGAGATCGCGCTCAAGACCCGGCTCGGGAGGCTCCCCGGCGGGACCGCCGTCCTCGACGGCTGGGGGCGGCTGATGCGCAACCTGCAGGCGAGCGAGCTCCCCCTCTCCGTCGCCCACATGGCGCGCGCGGGCTCGATGGACTGGCACCACCTCGATCCCTTCGACCGCATGCTGGTGGCCCAGGCCCAGCTCGAGGGCCTCACCCTCGTCACCGACGACGGCACGATCCGCGACTTCCACGACGTGCGCACCCGCTGGGCCTGATCGCGAGCCTCAGTCGATCCGCGCCACCACCGGCAGCCGGCCGCGCACAGCCCGGCAGGCAGGGCCCGGTGAGCGTCAGGAATCGCTGTCGGCGCCACGCATCGTGTCGTCGGCGACCTCGTGGATGCCGCGGGGCGCCCGGCGCAGCAGGGCGGTCAGCTCGTCAGCCGGCTGGGCCAGCAGTCTGGCCCGGAACAGCGCGTGCAGCTGCCCGAGAGGTCCCAGGTCCTGGTCCGAGACCCGGCGATGGGTCACGGTGCGGCCGAGCCGGGCAGCGAGGTGGCGGGCGAGGTCGTCGTACGTCCACGGCGGACCGTTGAGGAGTCGGGTCGACGACGACGGATCGGCCGCGGTGACGGCGACGACGGCGGCGGCGGCAAGGTCGTCGGTGGACGCGGTCCTGACCGCGGCCCCGTCGGTCGACGAGGTGATGTACCCGCTGCGAGCCGCCTCCTCGATCGCGCGCCGCGCGAACGGCTCGCTGTAGATGCCGTTGCGCAGGATGGTGTGCGGCAGGCTCGCCGCGAGCTCCTGCTCGGTCGTGAGGTGGCCGGGGTCGTGCTCCGCGCCGAGGGCGCTCGTGTAGACGACGTGATCCACGCCGACCCGTGCGGACTCTTCGATGACGTTGCGGTGCTGGCTGACCCGGATGGCCGGGTCGAGAGCCGGGCTGGACACGAGCACCAGCCGGGTCACTCCGTGCAGCGCGTTGCGGATGCTGTCGCGGTCGTCGTAGTCGCCGCGCGCGACGCGCACCCCCCGTGTCTCCAGGGCCGAGGTCTCGGCTCCCGGCCGGGCCAGTGCGATGACGGTGCTCGAGGGCGTCGAGCGACGCAGCTGCCGGACGATGCGGCTCCCGAGATTGCCGGTCGCGCCCGTGACGAGATAGGTGTTCATGATGCTCTTTCCTGCTGATGAGTGAGGGAGGGTGAGCGGCTCGGGTGGATGGGCCGAGTACCCCTCACTCGGGGCAGGCGGAGCGGGACGCGCCGGGAGCCGGGCGTCGATCCTCGACGCGGTGCCGCGTCAGCATGCGAGTGTCAGCAAGACGACCAGGACGATAGCGGCCGGCGGGCCGGCCCGCACCCGGGTTTCGCTGCCCACCCGAAGCCTGCGGGACCGAGCCGTCAGGGCGTGTCCTGGGAGACTCCTAGTCGATCCGCGCCACCACCGGCAGCCGGCTGCGCGCGCAGAGCCCGACGGCCGCGGCGGTGAGCAGCGGCAGCCCGACGACGACCAGCGCGAGCAACGGCCAGGGCACGGCGAGCAGGGTGCTGCCGTCGTCGCCGCGCGACAGGGGGCGGCTCACGGCGAGGCCCGGGACGAAGCCGATCGGCGCACCGAGCAGGGCGCCGACCAGCCCCACCACCAGCGCGTACGACGACGCGACCCGGCGCCGGGTGCGGGCCCGGGCGCCGACGGCGGCCATGGTGGCGAGGTCGGGACGGGCGTCGGAGAGGGCGAGGAAGGTGGCGGTGAGCGTGCCGCCGAGCATCAGGATGCCGCCGAGGACCGCCAGCACCCACTGCAGGATCCGCACGCTGTCCTCCGGCTGGTAGCCGCGCTCGACCACCAGCGTCCCGGTGCCGGGCGTCGACGCCAGCGCCTCGTCGAGGTCGACCTCGGAGGTGGCGGAGAGCGGCGGGGCGAGCACCAGGCCGGTGGTGGCGACGGTGAGGTGCAGGTCCGTGGCGACGGCGGGCGGCAGGATCAGTGCCGCGGCGCCCAGCCCGCCCGGCGGGCGCACCGTGACCGCCGGGAGGTCGCTGATGCGCTCGCCGAGGACCACCCGCACCTGGTCGCTCACCTCGGGGCCGAAGGCGTCGTCGCCGCGGAGCACGACGACCTGGCCCGCGGCGAGCGCCCGGTCGGCCCGGTCGCGGTCGGCATTGCTCAGGCCGAGCGCGGCCGGGGCGCTGGTCGCGACGAGCTGCCCGGTGCCGAAGACGCCCGACGTGGGCAGCACGAGCGGCTCGGTGCCGACCTGGAGCTCGAGGAACGGGCCGGCGTCGTCGAAGCGGACCCCGGCGACCTCGTCGACCCGGTCCGCCGGCAGCCGGGTCGCCAGCACCCGGCGTGCGACGGCCGGGTCGCCGCCGGGGTCGAGCGCCACCGCGCCGTACCCGTGGGCGAGCTGGGGGTCGTAGTCGCGCTCGTCGGCGGCCTGCTGGCTGCTGAGCGCGATGGCGAGGGTGACCACGCCGGCGACGGTGGCGCCGACCGCGGCGACGGCCGGGACGGTGCGGGTGCGGTGGCGCGCGGCGTCGCGGGCGGCGAAGCGCAGGGCGAGCGGGAAGCGGCGGGCGAGCCGGGCGACCCCGGCGACGGCGGTGGCGACCAGGAGGATCATCCCGAGGACGGACAGCAGCGCGGACGCCCCGACGAGCGCGGGCGAGGCGCCGCTGGCCCGCGAGCCGAGGATGCCGGCGGCGGCACCCGCGGCGACCAGGAGCAGGCCGAGCACCGGGGAGCGGCGCGAGGGCCGGCCCTCGCCGCGGCGCCCGGCGAGCACCGCGACCACGTCCTGCCGCGACGCGGACACGGCGGGCACGACCGCCGCGAGCACGGCGGCGGCCAGGCCGAAGCCGGCGACCGCGAGCAGCACCGACCACGGCACCTCGAACGGGCCGAACCAGGTGCCCTGGAAGCGCTGCGCGACCGGCACCAGCAGCGCCCCGACGCCGATGCCCAGCACCACCCCGAGGACGCCGCCGAGCAGGCCCACCACGACGCCCGACGCGAGGACCATGCGGCGCGCCTGGGCCGGCGTGCCTCCGGTGGCGGCGACCAGGGCGAGCGCCCGAGCCTGAGCCCGGGCGCGGACGGCGAAGGCCGGTCCGGCGAGCAGGACCACCTCGAGGAGCACCATCGTGACGACCAGCACCAGCGCGGTCAGCCTGGTCTCGTCGACCGGCTCGTCGCCCACCACCTCGGGCGGCTGCGCCGAGGACGGCGGCGGGTCGGAGAGGACCGCGCGCGACGCCGCGAGCAGGCCCACCGCGTTGAGCGCGCGGACGTCGTCCCAGCCGACGGGAGCACCGCCGACCAGCCAGGCCGGCTGCCCATCGGGGACGCCGATCGCGCCCGACAGCACCGCGGCGACCGGCTCCTCGCGGGTGGTCGCGCTCACCACGATGCCGACGACGCGCAGCTCGGTGCGGCTCTCGCCGTCGGCCGTGCGACGCAGCACGGTGAGCGTCTGCCCCAGCCCCGGGCCGCGCTCGGTGACGGCGGCGTTCACCACGACCTCGTCGGCGGTGCGCGGGTAGCGGCCGTCCTCGAGCCGGAACAGCCCGTCGGTGAGCGGGCTGGCGAGGTCGGTCTCGGTGACCAGCAGGTCGGCGACGCCGCGGTCGGTGCGATAGCCGAGGTACTCCTGGGCGAAGGGCACCAGCTCCCGGTCCGCACCCAGCACACCGCGCACCTCCTCCGCCGTCGCGACGTGCTCGTCCTCGCCGACCCACCGGGTGGGGCCGTCGGGGTCGAAGCCCTGCAGCACGGCGCTGGTGCCGCTGCCGCTCACCAGCGCCGCGGCGGAGCCCATCCGCCGGTCGACGCCCTCGGCGCCGGAGACGTTCGCCGTCCGCCACACCACGGCGGCCGCGGCGACGGCCAGCACGGGCAGGCACACCAGCACCAGCATCAGCGCGGTCTGCGCCTTGCGCCGCCAGGCCTCTCGCCGGGCGAGGCGCAGCGCGACCCGCCAGCCGCCGATCCGGGGGCTCATCGCGCGGCCGGCTCGGTCAGCACCTCGGCCCGGTCGGCGCCCGTCTCGTCGACGACGACGCCGTCGCGCAGGAACACCACCCGGTCCGCCCAGGCGGCATGCCGCGCCTCATGGGTGACCAGGACACCGGCCGCACCGGCGTCGCAGCGGGCCCGCAGCAGCTGGAGGATGCCCTCGCCGGTCTCGGTGTCGAGCGCGCCGGTGGGCTCGTCGGCCAGGATCAGCCGGCGCTCCCCCACCACCGCACGGGCGATCGCGACCCGCTGCTGCTGCCCGCCCGACATGTTGTCGGGGAACCGGTCGGCCAGGTCGAGGATCCCGACCTCCTCCAGCGCCCGCCGCGCTTCGGCGTGGGCCTGGCGCGGCCCGATGCCGTCGAGCTCGCGCGGGAGCGCGACGTTCTCGGCCGCGGTCAGCGCGGGGATCAGGTTGAAGCCCTGGAAGACGTAGCCGATCGACGTACGTCGCATCCGCGCCCGCCCCTGCTGGCCCACCCTCCCCAGGTCGACGCCCTCGACGGTGACCGTGCCGCTCGTCGGCTGGTCCAGCCCGCCGGCGATGGTGAGCAGGGTCGACTTGCCGGACCCGGACGGACCCATCACGGCCACCAGCTCGCCGGGGTACGCCGCGAAGGACACCCCGCGCAGCGCGCGGACCTCGTTCGGGCCCGTGCCGTGGGTGCGGACGACGTCGGTGAGCTGCAGGACGGGGTTCATCGCTCTTGCTTTCGGGAGAGGAGGCGGGCGGCGCGGATGCGCAGGAGTCGTTCGCGGGCCTCGGCCAGCCAGCGCTGCTCGGCGCGGTCGAGGCGACGGGCCTGGTCGGGCAGGTCGGGACTCATCGCCGGCTCCGCTCCGTGCTGGGAGCGGCGACGGCGGCGCCCGTCGTCCCGGCGGCGGGGGCTTCGGCGGCAGCGCGTCGCAGCCGTGCCTCGCAGTGGTCGAGCCAGCGGATCTCGGCCTCCGCGCCGAACACCAGCGAGTCGAGGACCAGGCTCCAGGCCAGGTCCGATGGCGCCACCGACGCCGCGGCCTGGCGCTTGAGCCGGGTGTAGTCCTGGAGCGCCGCCATGGTGGCGCCGCGCTGCTGCTGGATGACGGTGCCGACGTCGACACCGGGCACGGTGACCGCCAGGGCGAGCTTGATCGCCAGCTCGTCGCGCGGCGGCTGGGTGCGCGCGACCGGGGTGGTGAACCAGGCGGCGACCTCGCCGCGACCGGCGTCGGTGATCCGGTAGATCTGGTGGCCTTCGCCGTCCTCGCCCTCGGCGTGCGCGAAGCCGTCGCGCTCGAGCCGGGTCAGCGTGGTGTAGACCTGCCCGACGTTGAGCGGCCAGGTGGTGCCGGTGCGCTGCTCGAACTCGGCGCGCAGCTGGTAGCCGTACATCGGCTGCTGCTCCAGCAGCGCCAGCAGGGCGTGCTTGACGGACATCCGGGCTCCCTCGACGTCGACTACATACCGGGTATAGAAATGTATACCCGGTATATGGCTGGCCTGTCGAGCCGGCGGCTACCGCTCGCAGCCGCGGCGTACCTCCCCGGTGCAGGTGTCCCTGCCCCGCCCACCGATCACGGTGTCGATGCCACCGCGGCCGTCGAGGACGTCCGCCCCCGCGCCACCGCGGAGCACGTTGTCGAGGCCGTCGCCCAGGATCAGGTCGTCGTCGGGGGTGCCGCGGACCTCCTCCACCCCGGCCAGCAAGGTGCGCAGCCGCACGCTGCCGACCTCGGTCTCGGCCGAGGCCAGGCCGAGCGCGAGGTTGACGTAGACCCCCGAGGTCGCACCCGCGACGTAGCCCTCGTAGAACACCACCCGGTCGTGGCCCGGACCACCGTCGAAGGAGCCGGCGCCCATCGGCACCCAGGCAGTGTCGGCGCCCTTGCCCCCGCGCGCCACACCGACGCCGTGGAACCGGTCGGCGCCCTTGCCGCCGTCGGCCCGGCCGGCGAAGTAGACGGTGTCGTCGCCCCGCCCGGCGACCACCCGGGTCCGGGCACTGCCGCAGATCAGGTCGTCGCCGTCGAGCCCGAGGACGACGTCGCGCCCCTTGCCCCGGCCGGCGACGATGACGTCGCGCTTGGCAGTCCCGACGATCCGGTCATCGCCCTTGGACGGATCGACGATCGTGGCGCGCTGACCCGCGCAGGTCGGCGCCGGCGCGTGCGCCCCGGCAATCCCGGCTCCCGCTCCCGTGACCGCGCCGCCGGCCACGAGCAGCACCACCGCCGCGCTGGTCCGGGCTTTCCCGATCGTCCGCATCCCTGCTCCCTGTCGCATCAGGGCAGGATGTCAGGCGTGGTTCAGATCAGCCGATAGCGCACCCCCAATGCCGCATAGGTCTCCCGGGCCCGGCGGTCACGGGTGATCAGCGTGACGTCATGGTGGCGCGCGGTCAGCCCGACCAGGCCATCGTAGACCGCGCCGCCGACGACGTCGGCGGCGGCGCAGTCGGCGACCAGCTCGGCCTGGCGCGACTCCGGCAGGCCGATCACCTCGAGACCCAGGCCGTCGAGCGCGCGCAGGACGTCGCGTCCGGCCATCTGGTAGGCCAGCTGCACCCGGGTCAGCACGCTGTAGGTCTCGAGCAGCACATGGGTCGGCACCGCGGTCAGCTCGGGCCACACCTCGAGCGCCTCGGCGTGGGCGGGATGACGTGGATTGAGCGTCGGAACCAGGAGGCTGGTGTCACAGGCGGCGGTCACGGACGGCCTCCAGGGTCTCGCGGATCATCTCGTCGGTCAGCGGCGGCACGTCGTCGTCCTTGAAGACGATCCGCGGCGGCCCGCCCTCGGGGAACTCGATCTCGACCTCGGCCGGCGGGATCTCGACCCGGAGCCGGCCGTTCTCGAAGATCAGGTCGAGGCGGGTGCCGCCGGTCAGCCCCATGGCATCGCGGATCGCCTTGGGCACGACGATCCGCCCGGCGCTGTCGATGGTGGTCCGCATGGCACTGCCCATGGCATCGACTCTACCATTTGCGGTGGTATCGCGCACGTGCGCCAGACTGCCGCCATGGCAGAAACGATCCTGATCACCGGCGCGTCGAGCGGGCTGGGCGCCGAGATGGCCCGCCAGTTCGCGGCCCGGGGCTACGACCTGGCACTGGCGGCCCGGCGTACCGAGCGGCTCGAGGAGCTGGCGGCCGAGGTGCACGCCGCCCATCCCGGGCGACGGGTGGCGCTGCGGGCGCTCGACGTCACCGACCACGCGGCGGTGTTCCGGGTGTTCAGCGAGCTGCGCGACGAGCTCGGCCGGCTGGACCGGGTGGTGGTCAACGCCGGCCTCGGCAAGGGCGCCCGGCTCGGCACCGGCCGCTTCGACGCCAACCTGGAGACCGCGATGACCAACTTCGTCGGCGCGCTCGCCCAGACCGAGGCCGCGATGGAGGTCTTCCGCGCGCAGGAGGCCGGGCACCTGGTGATGGTGTCGTCGATGGCGGCGATGCGCGGGATGCCCTCCTCGATGACGACGTACGCCGCCACCAAGGCCGGCGTCGCGCACCTCGCCGAGGGCCTGCGCACCGAGCTCCACGGCACGCCGCTGCAGAAGCGGATCAAGGTGACCGTGCTCTACCCCGGCTACATCCGCTCGGAGATGAACGACCAGGTGGAGCAGTCGACGCCCCTGATGTCGTCGACCGAGAAGGGCGTGGCGGCCATGGTCACCGCAATCGAGAAGGAGGTCGCCGACGCCTGCGTGCCGCCGCTGCCGTGGGCGGCGATGGCTCCGGTGATGAGGCATGCCCCGCTCGGCGTGCTCAAGAGGCTGATCTGAACGGTTCCCGCTCCCGGACCGCGCGCGGCAGCACGATCTCCAGGTCGAGGCCGGCCACGGCGTGGGCGAGGCCGCGGTGCCCGCCCGCCCTGGGGATCGCCGCCGCCAGGCTGACGACGACGAACAGCGCCAGCACCGGGCCGGTCCACGCACCCGGGATCGCGAGCAGCGCGACGAACGGGCCCACGCCGGTCACCAGCTTGAGGCCGCGGGCCACCGGCACCGGGCCGCGCCCACCGGTGGTGCGCACCGAGACCACCCACTCGCCGACGGTCCGCCCGCCGAGGAGGACGGCGGCCACCTCGACCAGTCCCGGAACGCCCCACTGCAGCAGGCGCTCGGGCGTGGTCGGCAGGTCCTCGAAGGGCACCTCGACGACGTACAGCTGCACCGCCCGCCACGCGATCGACAGCGTCGACCCGAGCAGCAGCACGAACAGCCCGTCGCAGACCATGCCGACCCAGCGCCGCCCCAGCGTGATGCTCGTCGGCCAGACGACCTCGGGCCGCCGGCGG contains:
- a CDS encoding TIGR03084 family metal-binding protein; this encodes MTVLDGILADLAAEGDALRAVVAGLDDAGWRTATPAEGWDIATTIGHLTWTDEVAVLAALSHTGGGKEAWDAVVLDAINDPSGFVDAQALELGAIPPQRLLSRWDAGRDVLASALQNVPDGLKLPWFGPPMSPTSMATARYMETWAHALDVYDALGERPEVTDRIRHVAHIGVRTRNFAYANNGLDAPAEEFRVELTAPSGEVWTWGPEDAAQRVTGDAYEFCQLVTQRIHRDDTGLKAVGEDAEKWLTIAQAFAGPAGGGRDPR
- a CDS encoding TetR/AcrR family transcriptional regulator; this encodes MTTTRVPQEERTRAMRQRLMDATVELLVEKGFGGTTTTLVSERAGVSRGAQLHHFPTKNDLVVAAVGHLTAIRGSDLEQAAARLPRGRGRTEAVMQMLGEHFASPVFTAALELWVAARTDPGLHEAVAPLEQHVGRETHRLTVELLGVDESRPGVRELVQATLDLVRGLGLANTLGDDARRRRRILTEWARTLDAALSKES
- a CDS encoding type II toxin-antitoxin system Phd/YefM family antitoxin; this encodes MTTTVNVQEAKTRLSELLKSVEAGESIVIARAGKPIAELRPLQRVDLVYGGFDVVLDDRFFESLPEDEIAGWEGGAIAAG
- a CDS encoding type II toxin-antitoxin system VapC family toxin, yielding MNLLLDTHVLLWLAADDSRLTAVTRELLAGASQRHVSAASAYEIALKTRLGRLPGGTAVLDGWGRLMRNLQASELPLSVAHMARAGSMDWHHLDPFDRMLVAQAQLEGLTLVTDDGTIRDFHDVRTRWA
- a CDS encoding NAD(P)H-binding protein, yielding MNTYLVTGATGNLGSRIVRQLRRSTPSSTVIALARPGAETSALETRGVRVARGDYDDRDSIRNALHGVTRLVLVSSPALDPAIRVSQHRNVIEESARVGVDHVVYTSALGAEHDPGHLTTEQELAASLPHTILRNGIYSEPFARRAIEEAARSGYITSSTDGAAVRTASTDDLAAAAVVAVTAADPSSSTRLLNGPPWTYDDLARHLAARLGRTVTHRRVSDQDLGPLGQLHALFRARLLAQPADELTALLRRAPRGIHEVADDTMRGADSDS
- a CDS encoding FtsX-like permease family protein — translated: MSPRIGGWRVALRLARREAWRRKAQTALMLVLVCLPVLAVAAAAVVWRTANVSGAEGVDRRMGSAAALVSGSGTSAVLQGFDPDGPTRWVGEDEHVATAEEVRGVLGADRELVPFAQEYLGYRTDRGVADLLVTETDLASPLTDGLFRLEDGRYPRTADEVVVNAAVTERGPGLGQTLTVLRRTADGESRTELRVVGIVVSATTREEPVAAVLSGAIGVPDGQPAWLVGGAPVGWDDVRALNAVGLLAASRAVLSDPPPSSAQPPEVVGDEPVDETRLTALVLVVTMVLLEVVLLAGPAFAVRARAQARALALVAATGGTPAQARRMVLASGVVVGLLGGVLGVVLGIGVGALLVPVAQRFQGTWFGPFEVPWSVLLAVAGFGLAAAVLAAVVPAVSASRQDVVAVLAGRRGEGRPSRRSPVLGLLLVAAGAAAGILGSRASGASPALVGASALLSVLGMILLVATAVAGVARLARRFPLALRFAARDAARHRTRTVPAVAAVGATVAGVVTLAIALSSQQAADERDYDPQLAHGYGAVALDPGGDPAVARRVLATRLPADRVDEVAGVRFDDAGPFLELQVGTEPLVLPTSGVFGTGQLVATSAPAALGLSNADRDRADRALAAGQVVVLRGDDAFGPEVSDQVRVVLGERISDLPAVTVRPPGGLGAAALILPPAVATDLHLTVATTGLVLAPPLSATSEVDLDEALASTPGTGTLVVERGYQPEDSVRILQWVLAVLGGILMLGGTLTATFLALSDARPDLATMAAVGARARTRRRVASSYALVVGLVGALLGAPIGFVPGLAVSRPLSRGDDGSTLLAVPWPLLALVVVGLPLLTAAAVGLCARSRLPVVARID
- a CDS encoding ABC transporter ATP-binding protein, yielding MNPVLQLTDVVRTHGTGPNEVRALRGVSFAAYPGELVAVMGPSGSGKSTLLTIAGGLDQPTSGTVTVEGVDLGRVGQQGRARMRRTSIGYVFQGFNLIPALTAAENVALPRELDGIGPRQAHAEARRALEEVGILDLADRFPDNMSGGQQQRVAIARAVVGERRLILADEPTGALDTETGEGILQLLRARCDAGAAGVLVTHEARHAAWADRVVFLRDGVVVDETGADRAEVLTEPAAR
- a CDS encoding PadR family transcriptional regulator gives rise to the protein MSVKHALLALLEQQPMYGYQLRAEFEQRTGTTWPLNVGQVYTTLTRLERDGFAHAEGEDGEGHQIYRITDAGRGEVAAWFTTPVARTQPPRDELAIKLALAVTVPGVDVGTVIQQQRGATMAALQDYTRLKRQAAASVAPSDLAWSLVLDSLVFGAEAEIRWLDHCEARLRRAAAEAPAAGTTGAAVAAPSTERSRR
- a CDS encoding calcium-binding protein; amino-acid sequence: MRQGAGMRTIGKARTSAAVVLLVAGGAVTGAGAGIAGAHAPAPTCAGQRATIVDPSKGDDRIVGTAKRDVIVAGRGKGRDVVLGLDGDDLICGSARTRVVAGRGDDTVYFAGRADGGKGADRFHGVGVARGGKGADTAWVPMGAGSFDGGPGHDRVVFYEGYVAGATSGVYVNLALGLASAETEVGSVRLRTLLAGVEEVRGTPDDDLILGDGLDNVLRGGAGADVLDGRGGIDTVIGGRGRDTCTGEVRRGCER
- a CDS encoding PIN domain-containing protein, encoding MTAACDTSLLVPTLNPRHPAHAEALEVWPELTAVPTHVLLETYSVLTRVQLAYQMAGRDVLRALDGLGLEVIGLPESRQAELVADCAAADVVGGAVYDGLVGLTARHHDVTLITRDRRARETYAALGVRYRLI
- a CDS encoding AbrB/MazE/SpoVT family DNA-binding domain-containing protein; its protein translation is MGSAMRTTIDSAGRIVVPKAIRDAMGLTGGTRLDLIFENGRLRVEIPPAEVEIEFPEGGPPRIVFKDDDVPPLTDEMIRETLEAVRDRRL
- a CDS encoding SDR family oxidoreductase — encoded protein: MAETILITGASSGLGAEMARQFAARGYDLALAARRTERLEELAAEVHAAHPGRRVALRALDVTDHAAVFRVFSELRDELGRLDRVVVNAGLGKGARLGTGRFDANLETAMTNFVGALAQTEAAMEVFRAQEAGHLVMVSSMAAMRGMPSSMTTYAATKAGVAHLAEGLRTELHGTPLQKRIKVTVLYPGYIRSEMNDQVEQSTPLMSSTEKGVAAMVTAIEKEVADACVPPLPWAAMAPVMRHAPLGVLKRLI